A window of the Elusimicrobiota bacterium genome harbors these coding sequences:
- the dacB gene encoding D-alanyl-D-alanine carboxypeptidase/D-alanyl-D-alanine-endopeptidase produces the protein MKSVILFALVLLCAGSSGAADINARIKELASRPGIKNASWGISVKDAASGISVAAYNAQKNLTPGSILKIFVTAAAFDRLGPDYRIKTAVYHDGAVVNGFLNGNIYIKGGGDPSLGSQLIKDARPLEETFKLWADAVKARGINVINGAVVGDESAFESVQPGSWAWEDIGNYYAAQASALTINDNLYKLYFKPSDSVGGEAKVLRTEPYLADLKFENYMLTGPKGSGDNGYVFAFPEQNMAVLRGSIPQGAEEFAIKGALPAPALFAAQSFNAYLMHAGINSNKKPYKTAEPLKDARLTFITETQGAALENIIRVTNKRSFNLYAELMLRQLAAASGLKGTDDNGIKILRDFLAAQKVDISEMKLIDASGLSQADMVKAENFTDLLCSVSKKKYFEAFGDTLVFPADPEATGHIKRMGNDTYLAKGLRIKSGSLTGVRAYTGYLKTKKGRSLAFTFIINNYSADPAEIDKLHESLLVELANNY, from the coding sequence ATGAAAAGCGTGATATTATTTGCGCTGGTTCTGCTGTGCGCGGGGTCCTCGGGCGCGGCGGATATTAACGCCAGAATAAAGGAACTGGCCTCCCGGCCGGGAATCAAGAACGCTTCCTGGGGGATAAGCGTGAAGGACGCCGCCTCAGGCATTAGCGTGGCCGCTTACAACGCGCAGAAAAATCTGACGCCGGGCAGTATACTTAAAATTTTCGTTACCGCCGCCGCTTTTGACCGGCTTGGCCCGGATTACAGGATCAAAACCGCCGTTTATCATGACGGCGCTGTCGTGAACGGTTTTTTGAACGGCAACATCTATATTAAAGGCGGCGGGGATCCATCCCTTGGTTCCCAACTGATAAAAGACGCCCGGCCGCTGGAGGAAACCTTCAAGCTTTGGGCTGATGCTGTTAAAGCCAGGGGCATAAATGTCATTAACGGAGCCGTTGTGGGCGACGAGTCCGCCTTTGAAAGCGTTCAGCCCGGCTCCTGGGCCTGGGAAGATATAGGCAATTACTACGCCGCCCAGGCCTCGGCTCTCACCATAAACGACAACCTTTATAAACTCTATTTCAAACCGTCCGATTCCGTAGGCGGGGAAGCTAAAGTCCTGCGCACCGAACCCTACCTGGCGGACCTTAAATTCGAAAATTATATGCTGACCGGCCCGAAGGGTTCCGGAGACAACGGCTATGTTTTCGCCTTTCCGGAGCAAAATATGGCGGTGCTGCGCGGTTCCATTCCGCAGGGTGCCGAAGAATTCGCCATTAAGGGCGCGTTACCGGCCCCGGCATTGTTCGCTGCGCAAAGCTTTAACGCTTATTTAATGCATGCCGGAATAAACTCAAATAAAAAACCCTATAAGACAGCCGAACCCCTTAAGGATGCCCGGCTGACTTTTATAACTGAAACACAGGGCGCCGCGCTTGAAAATATAATACGCGTGACCAATAAGCGCAGTTTCAACCTTTACGCCGAACTGATGCTGCGGCAGCTGGCCGCAGCGTCGGGCCTTAAAGGCACGGATGACAACGGCATAAAAATTCTGAGGGATTTCCTGGCCGCGCAGAAAGTGGACATCTCGGAAATGAAGCTTATAGACGCTTCCGGGCTGTCGCAGGCGGATATGGTCAAGGCGGAGAACTTTACGGACCTGCTCTGCTCGGTTTCAAAGAAGAAATATTTTGAGGCTTTCGGGGATACGCTGGTGTTTCCGGCTGACCCCGAGGCCACCGGCCATATAAAGCGCATGGGCAACGATACTTATCTGGCCAAAGGCCTGCGCATTAAATCAGGCTCGCTTACCGGCGTGCGTGCCTATACCGGCTACCTTAAAACAAAAAAAGGCCGCAGCCTGGCATTTACCTTTATAATCAACAACTATTCGGCCGACCCCGCCGAAATTGATAAACTCCACGAGAGTCTGCTTGTGGAATTGGCGAACAATTATTAG